One segment of Terriglobales bacterium DNA contains the following:
- the galU gene encoding UTP--glucose-1-phosphate uridylyltransferase GalU produces MKQRVRKAVFPAAGLGTRFLPATKAQPKEMLPLVDKPIIQYGVEEAMAAGCDQIILVTGRGKRAIEDHFDVSYELEKLLEARGKPDLLAKVREVSEMISVAYVRQKEALGLGHAVLMARELVGDEPCAVILADDVIDAPVPCLQQMLEVFEETQSSVIAIQTVEGPAISSYGVIDARPVDGKFDGRLFEVKNLVEKPKFEQAPSKLAVIGRYILTPRIFEELANLTPGAGGELQLTDGLRKLLEHEKLYGFVFEGKRHDTGDKLGFLKATVELALKRPDLGDDLRAWLKTLKL; encoded by the coding sequence ATGAAGCAACGAGTCCGCAAAGCCGTCTTTCCCGCCGCCGGGCTGGGCACGCGTTTCCTGCCCGCCACCAAGGCGCAGCCCAAGGAGATGCTGCCGCTGGTGGACAAGCCCATCATCCAGTACGGCGTGGAAGAGGCCATGGCGGCGGGCTGCGACCAGATCATCCTGGTGACCGGGCGCGGCAAACGCGCCATCGAAGACCACTTCGACGTCAGCTACGAGCTGGAGAAGCTGCTGGAAGCGCGCGGCAAGCCCGACCTGCTGGCCAAGGTGCGCGAGGTCTCGGAGATGATCAGCGTCGCCTACGTGCGCCAGAAGGAGGCGCTGGGCCTGGGCCACGCCGTGCTCATGGCGCGCGAACTGGTGGGCGACGAGCCCTGCGCCGTCATCCTGGCCGACGACGTCATCGACGCGCCCGTGCCCTGCCTCCAGCAGATGCTCGAGGTCTTCGAGGAGACGCAGTCGTCGGTGATCGCCATCCAGACGGTGGAGGGCCCCGCCATCTCTTCCTACGGCGTGATCGACGCGCGGCCGGTGGACGGCAAGTTCGACGGGCGGCTCTTCGAGGTGAAGAACCTGGTGGAGAAACCGAAGTTCGAGCAGGCGCCCTCCAAGCTGGCGGTGATCGGGCGCTACATCCTGACCCCGCGCATCTTCGAGGAACTGGCGAACCTCACGCCGGGCGCGGGCGGAGAACTGCAGCTCACCGACGGGCTGCGCAAGCTGCTCGAGCACGAGAAGCTCTACGGCTTCGTCTTCGAAGGCAAACGCCACGACACCGGCGACAAGCTCGGCTTCCTCAAGGCCACCGTCGAGCTGGCCCTCAAGCGCCCGGACCTGGGCGACGATCTGCGCGCCTGGCTGAAGACCCTGAAACTCTAG